The following coding sequences are from one Roseburia hominis A2-183 window:
- a CDS encoding RloB family protein → MSLKPKKFSELKIQQDELQKKMQKKKKKTNIVLPPYTYIVSEGTKTEPYYIEAMAQVINEKYREFSTGKFVVVEGTGRNTKGLLEYARANVARNFPQAEVVWLMYDKDDFPLDNFDNTQYSAEGKKDVREYRVAWSNECIELWFLLHFQELSVNVGREKYRELLKGYCQYEKNMKSIYDVLRDKTPIAIARAKRQYEAYGDTAPSQRCPATRVYQLVEELQNYI, encoded by the coding sequence ATGAGTCTTAAACCTAAGAAATTTAGTGAACTTAAGATACAACAAGATGAACTCCAGAAAAAAATGCAAAAGAAGAAAAAGAAAACGAACATAGTATTGCCGCCGTATACTTATATTGTAAGTGAAGGGACAAAAACGGAACCATATTATATTGAAGCGATGGCACAGGTAATAAATGAAAAATATAGAGAGTTTTCAACGGGCAAGTTTGTGGTAGTAGAGGGAACGGGCAGAAACACAAAAGGATTATTAGAGTATGCAAGAGCAAATGTTGCCAGAAATTTTCCTCAAGCGGAGGTTGTATGGCTCATGTATGATAAAGATGATTTCCCGTTGGATAATTTTGACAATACACAATACAGTGCAGAAGGCAAGAAAGATGTGCGCGAATACCGGGTAGCGTGGTCAAATGAGTGTATTGAGTTATGGTTCCTTCTTCATTTTCAGGAACTGTCTGTTAATGTGGGAAGAGAAAAATACAGAGAATTGCTAAAGGGTTATTGTCAATATGAGAAAAATATGAAGTCAATTTATGATGTACTTCGAGATAAAACACCCATTGCTATAGCACGGGCTAAGCGTCAATATGAAGCATATGGAGATACTGCACCATCTCAAAGATGCCCGGCGACAAGAGTTTATCAGCTGGTTGAAGAATTGCAGAACTACATTTAG
- the lepB gene encoding signal peptidase I, which produces MREFLPYLICISIIIFLLNSILSIGSIKSGSMEATLRTGDIVIGNRLAYIASEPQAGDILFFHLNGTTYCKRVIGVAGDKITFYDGYVYINDKQLDESAYLPEDVETNCTDTFVVPSQCLFVMGDNRELSFDSRFWDTPYISVNDVISKELFNLSAIFRNAL; this is translated from the coding sequence TTGCGTGAGTTTCTTCCATACCTTATATGCATTAGCATTATAATTTTTCTGTTAAACAGCATACTCTCTATCGGTTCAATCAAAAGCGGATCTATGGAAGCCACATTAAGGACAGGCGATATCGTCATCGGTAACCGTCTTGCCTATATTGCCAGTGAACCACAAGCCGGAGATATTTTATTTTTTCATCTTAATGGAACCACCTATTGTAAACGCGTTATAGGAGTGGCCGGAGATAAAATTACTTTTTATGATGGTTATGTATACATCAACGACAAACAGCTCGATGAGAGTGCCTATCTGCCGGAAGATGTTGAGACGAACTGTACCGATACATTTGTTGTTCCTTCTCAATGTCTCTTTGTCATGGGAGATAATCGGGAGCTGTCTTTTGATTCACGTTTTTGGGATACCCCATATATTTCTGTAAATGATGTTATCTCCAAAGAACTGTTCAATCTTAGCGCAATCTTCCGGAATGCTTTATAG
- a CDS encoding AAA family ATPase: MICQFTFENYKAFSKEAMLDFTAERINEHESSLLIDESAGERLVPVIAIYGPNGGGKSTVLEALNFLRDTILRVIVLTKLHDEEEKYENVIRRLSSTGSKEIYYKLSPEYKDLPTKFDIMFLAKGSKWHYQLAIIKNRIISENLYAQKAGTNDVRLIFERSDEECILGEEIEDIAVEKVNDTMPLLSHIAINYDIESIDTVVNWFFDIKVLNYDNPRNEKKILLPKTKEKRKWLFKMLEEMDIAIKDIRIVKDIDGNIEDVYTKHVMENGKMCEISLDEESSGTRKLLSCLGTINRCLEEGNLMIADELDAKLHPKLLRYIIELFTNPESNKNGAQLLLTSHDITTMNHDVFRRDEIWFCAKNPYGASKLYSLVAFRKTDGSMIRNDEAYGKRYLEGRYGADPYIRKIINWEDCE, translated from the coding sequence ATGATATGTCAATTTACATTTGAAAATTATAAAGCATTTTCAAAAGAAGCAATGCTTGATTTTACTGCGGAGAGAATAAATGAGCATGAAAGCAGTTTGCTGATTGATGAAAGTGCCGGGGAGCGACTTGTGCCTGTTATAGCTATTTACGGACCTAATGGAGGTGGTAAATCGACAGTATTGGAGGCTTTAAATTTTTTGAGAGACACTATATTGCGGGTTATAGTGCTGACAAAACTGCACGATGAGGAGGAAAAGTATGAAAATGTTATACGAAGGTTATCTTCGACAGGGTCGAAAGAAATATACTATAAGCTTTCTCCGGAGTACAAGGATTTACCTACAAAATTTGACATTATGTTTTTGGCAAAAGGCAGTAAATGGCACTATCAGCTCGCGATAATAAAGAATAGAATTATATCTGAAAATTTATATGCACAAAAAGCGGGAACAAATGACGTGCGGCTTATATTTGAACGATCGGATGAGGAATGCATTCTGGGTGAGGAAATAGAAGATATTGCGGTTGAAAAAGTAAATGATACTATGCCCTTACTTTCACATATTGCTATTAATTATGATATAGAAAGTATTGATACGGTTGTAAATTGGTTCTTTGATATTAAAGTGCTTAATTATGATAACCCTCGTAATGAGAAGAAAATATTATTACCAAAAACAAAAGAGAAAAGAAAATGGTTATTTAAGATGTTGGAAGAAATGGATATAGCAATTAAGGATATCCGCATTGTAAAAGATATAGATGGTAACATAGAAGATGTATATACGAAACATGTAATGGAAAATGGTAAAATGTGTGAGATCAGTCTGGATGAAGAGTCTAGCGGTACGAGAAAGCTGCTTAGCTGTCTTGGAACCATAAACAGGTGTCTGGAAGAGGGAAATTTGATGATTGCTGATGAACTTGATGCTAAACTACATCCGAAATTGCTGCGGTATATAATAGAATTATTTACAAATCCGGAAAGCAATAAAAATGGGGCACAGCTCTTATTAACTTCACATGATATTACGACGATGAATCATGATGTATTTCGTAGAGATGAAATATGGTTTTGTGCAAAGAATCCGTATGGGGCATCAAAATTATATTCACTTGTAGCATTTCGAAAAACAGATGGAAGCATGATAAGAAATGATGAAGCATATGGCAAACGATACCTTGAGGGACGTTATGGTGCCGACCCATATATACGAAAAATTATAAATTGGGAGGATTGCGAATGA
- a CDS encoding C-GCAxxG-C-C family protein, which translates to MRRERAMALFEEGYNCAQSVFLAFSDLHGMDTHTAAALSSSFGGGMGRLREVCGAVSGMFLTVGILYGYDDPGAREEKAAHYARIQELAKAFEEKNGSIVCRELLGLSVKREEPTPKERTAEYYKKRPCKELVGDAAEILEKYIAEHPVDERLEKRGTVR; encoded by the coding sequence ATGAGAAGAGAGCGTGCGATGGCACTGTTTGAAGAAGGATATAATTGTGCGCAGTCGGTATTTCTGGCGTTTTCGGATTTACATGGAATGGATACGCACACGGCGGCGGCACTCAGCTCGTCTTTCGGCGGCGGAATGGGAAGACTGCGCGAGGTGTGCGGAGCGGTCAGCGGGATGTTTCTTACGGTGGGCATATTATACGGCTATGACGACCCGGGCGCCCGGGAGGAAAAAGCGGCACACTATGCGAGAATCCAGGAACTGGCGAAGGCGTTTGAGGAAAAAAACGGTTCGATTGTCTGTCGGGAACTGCTTGGTTTATCGGTAAAGCGGGAAGAACCGACACCGAAGGAACGGACTGCCGAGTATTATAAAAAGCGCCCCTGCAAGGAACTTGTCGGGGATGCCGCTGAGATATTGGAAAAGTATATTGCAGAACATCCGGTGGATGAGAGGTTAGAAAAGAGAGGAACAGTCAGATGA
- a CDS encoding aminotransferase class I/II-fold pyridoxal phosphate-dependent enzyme, giving the protein MQSYQEMSKEELLKEKEHLEAEYKKFQQRGLKLDMSRGKPSQEQLDLSMGMMDVLSSYSDLACEDGTDCRNYGVLDGIQEAKVLIGDMIECNPENIIIYGNSSLNIMYDTISRSMTHGVMGNTPWCKLDKVKFLCPVPGYDRHFAITEYFGIEMINVPMLPTGPDMDMVEELVSKDEAIKGIWCVPKYSNPQGITYSDETVRRFARLKPAAKDFRIYWDNAYCVHHLYDMDQDHLIEILAECKRAGNPDMVYKFCSTSKISFPGSGLAAIATSANNLEDIKKQLKIQTIGHDKVNQLRHVRFFKDVHGITEHMRKHAASLRPKFEMILDTFDKELKDLGVGSWYSPKGGYFITYETLEGCAKSVVDKAKKAGVVMTPAGAPFPYGKDPKDSVIRISPSYPSLEDLTTATQIFVVCVKLASIEKILGEQQA; this is encoded by the coding sequence ATGCAGTCATATCAGGAGATGAGCAAAGAGGAACTGTTAAAAGAGAAGGAACATCTGGAAGCAGAATACAAGAAGTTCCAGCAGCGGGGATTGAAGCTTGACATGTCCAGAGGAAAGCCATCCCAGGAACAGCTGGATCTGTCTATGGGCATGATGGATGTTCTCTCGTCCTATTCCGATCTCGCATGCGAGGATGGAACGGACTGCCGCAACTACGGTGTACTGGACGGAATCCAGGAGGCGAAAGTGCTGATTGGCGATATGATCGAGTGCAATCCGGAAAATATCATTATCTACGGCAATTCCAGCTTAAATATCATGTACGATACGATTTCACGCTCCATGACACACGGTGTGATGGGAAATACGCCGTGGTGCAAGCTTGACAAGGTGAAGTTCTTATGTCCGGTTCCGGGCTATGACAGACATTTTGCCATCACGGAATATTTTGGCATTGAGATGATCAATGTTCCAATGCTTCCGACAGGACCGGATATGGATATGGTGGAGGAGCTTGTCAGCAAGGATGAGGCGATCAAAGGAATCTGGTGTGTGCCGAAATACTCCAATCCGCAGGGAATTACCTACTCGGATGAGACGGTACGCCGTTTTGCCAGATTAAAACCGGCGGCAAAAGACTTCCGTATTTACTGGGATAACGCTTACTGTGTACATCATTTATATGATATGGATCAGGATCATCTGATCGAGATTCTGGCAGAGTGCAAGCGCGCGGGCAATCCGGATATGGTATACAAGTTCTGCTCGACCAGCAAGATCAGCTTCCCGGGTTCCGGTCTGGCTGCGATTGCAACTTCCGCGAACAATCTGGAGGATATTAAGAAACAGTTGAAGATCCAGACGATCGGTCATGATAAGGTGAATCAGCTTCGCCATGTGCGCTTCTTTAAAGATGTGCACGGTATCACGGAGCACATGAGAAAGCATGCGGCTTCCCTCAGACCGAAGTTTGAGATGATTCTGGACACATTCGACAAGGAGTTAAAGGATCTCGGCGTCGGAAGCTGGTACAGCCCGAAGGGGGGATATTTTATCACCTATGAGACGCTGGAGGGATGCGCGAAGAGCGTGGTAGATAAGGCGAAAAAGGCAGGCGTTGTGATGACACCGGCAGGAGCACCGTTCCCGTACGGCAAGGACCCGAAAGATTCCGTCATCCGTATATCTCCGTCGTATCCGTCGCTGGAGGATCTTACAACGGCAACACAGATTTTTGTAGTCTGCGTAAAGCTGGCAAGCATTGAGAAGATTCTGGGGGAACAGCAGGCGTAA
- a CDS encoding replication-associated recombination protein A, whose amino-acid sequence MDLFEYMREQQKETEAPLASRLRPTTLDEMVGQQHIIGKDKLLYRAIKADKLSSIILYGPPGTGKTTLAKVIAHTTSAEFLQINATSAGKKDMEEVIAQAKNNQGMYGRKTILFIDEIHRFNKGQQDYLLPFVEDGTIILIGATTENPYFEVNGALLSRSIIFELKSLSKEDIRTLILRAVTDREKGLGAYNAVIDDDALEFLADVANGDARAALTAIELGVLTTERSADGKIHITLAVASECIQKRVVKYDKSGDNHYDTISAFIKSMRGSDPDAAVYYLARMLYAGEDIKFIARRIMICAAEDVSNADPMALVVATSAAQAVERIGMPEAQIILAQAVTYVASAPKSNSAVCAISDAMAAVRDTMTAPIPVHLQDAHYKSSQKLGHGVGYKYAHDYPNHYVKQQYLPDGLTDRMFYHPSENGYEKTIREYFEKIKGMQP is encoded by the coding sequence ATGGACTTATTTGAATATATGAGAGAACAACAAAAGGAAACGGAGGCGCCGCTTGCATCCAGACTTCGCCCCACGACGTTGGATGAGATGGTGGGGCAGCAGCATATTATAGGAAAAGATAAGCTGCTGTACCGTGCAATCAAAGCGGATAAGCTAAGTTCCATCATACTGTACGGTCCGCCGGGAACCGGTAAGACGACGCTTGCAAAAGTCATCGCGCATACGACGAGCGCAGAGTTTTTACAGATCAATGCGACTTCTGCCGGCAAGAAGGACATGGAGGAAGTGATCGCGCAGGCGAAGAACAACCAGGGAATGTACGGCAGGAAGACGATCCTCTTTATCGATGAGATTCATCGCTTCAATAAGGGGCAGCAGGATTATCTGCTTCCGTTCGTGGAGGACGGCACGATCATTCTGATCGGTGCAACGACAGAGAATCCGTATTTTGAGGTCAACGGAGCTTTGTTGTCCAGATCTATCATTTTTGAACTGAAGAGTCTGTCGAAGGAGGATATCCGGACATTGATTCTCCGCGCGGTAACCGACCGGGAAAAGGGACTGGGCGCTTATAATGCTGTGATTGATGACGATGCGCTGGAATTTCTGGCGGATGTTGCGAACGGGGATGCCCGCGCGGCACTCACGGCGATCGAACTCGGCGTGCTGACGACGGAGCGGAGTGCAGACGGGAAGATTCACATCACGCTTGCGGTTGCCAGTGAATGTATCCAGAAGCGCGTGGTCAAATACGACAAGTCCGGGGATAACCATTACGACACGATCTCCGCTTTTATCAAAAGTATGCGGGGTTCCGATCCGGATGCGGCAGTCTACTATCTTGCGCGGATGCTGTATGCGGGAGAGGACATCAAGTTTATAGCAAGGCGCATCATGATCTGTGCGGCGGAGGACGTCAGCAATGCAGATCCGATGGCGCTTGTGGTCGCCACATCGGCGGCACAGGCGGTGGAGCGCATCGGTATGCCGGAGGCGCAGATCATTTTAGCGCAGGCGGTGACCTATGTGGCGAGCGCACCAAAGAGCAATTCTGCGGTCTGTGCCATCAGCGATGCCATGGCGGCGGTGCGGGATACCATGACGGCACCGATACCGGTGCACCTGCAGGATGCACATTATAAGTCATCACAGAAGCTGGGACACGGCGTCGGTTACAAATACGCGCATGATTATCCGAATCATTATGTGAAGCAGCAGTATCTGCCGGACGGTCTGACAGACCGCATGTTTTATCATCCGTCGGAGAACGGCTATGAGAAAACAATCCGGGAATATTTTGAAAAAATAAAAGGGATGCAGCCTTAG
- a CDS encoding putative acetyltransferase: MMIRRAAIQDLEQIMQIYARAVQYMHASGNPNQWVEGYPSRALIEEDIARGVSYVVDRDGVIEAVFSYIEGEDPTYRQIGQGMWRTNGSYGTVHRLASAGRLRGVAGICFSWCAEQAKMHGCSSLRADTHQDNRIMQHLLQKNGFVYCGVIHLANGAPRLAFERAAVAPEGVNPGMPQQKQKGDGRGYGIASLILGIVSVLLFCTCINWVTGILAIIFGIIQITKNKEHGLAIGGIITAAISMVLSVVLYLAMWFGMTNAGITYEDLLYDQYDDSYDSDGSDAWYDGDGNGSYDGGGNDGWYDDGGNDGWYDGGGNDGWYDGDGSGGYDYYNDPYDYFRDYYDVQEPGGNQFM; the protein is encoded by the coding sequence ATGATGATTCGCAGAGCAGCCATACAGGATCTGGAACAGATCATGCAGATATATGCGAGGGCGGTGCAGTATATGCACGCGTCCGGCAACCCCAACCAGTGGGTGGAGGGGTATCCGTCCAGAGCGTTGATTGAGGAGGACATCGCACGCGGAGTCAGTTATGTAGTTGACAGGGATGGCGTGATTGAGGCTGTGTTTTCCTATATAGAAGGGGAGGATCCGACCTACCGGCAGATTGGGCAGGGGATGTGGCGCACGAATGGAAGTTATGGAACCGTGCACCGGCTGGCATCCGCCGGACGGCTCCGCGGCGTGGCGGGAATCTGCTTTTCCTGGTGTGCCGAGCAGGCAAAAATGCATGGCTGCAGCAGTCTTAGGGCTGACACGCATCAGGACAACCGCATTATGCAGCATCTTCTGCAAAAAAACGGATTTGTGTACTGCGGGGTGATTCATCTGGCAAACGGCGCGCCGCGTCTGGCGTTTGAGCGGGCTGCCGTGGCGCCGGAAGGAGTAAATCCGGGAATGCCGCAGCAGAAACAGAAAGGGGACGGCAGAGGATATGGCATTGCATCGCTCATACTTGGAATCGTGTCTGTGCTGCTGTTTTGTACCTGCATCAACTGGGTGACGGGAATTCTGGCGATTATTTTCGGAATCATTCAGATCACGAAAAATAAGGAGCATGGTCTTGCAATCGGTGGAATCATCACAGCGGCGATCTCAATGGTGCTTTCTGTCGTTTTATATCTTGCCATGTGGTTCGGAATGACAAATGCGGGGATTACATACGAAGATCTCCTATACGATCAGTATGATGACAGCTATGACAGCGATGGAAGTGATGCATGGTACGACGGCGATGGAAATGGCAGTTATGATGGCGGCGGAAACGACGGATGGTATGACGACGGCGGAAACGACGGATGGTATGACGGTGGCGGAAACGACGGATGGTATGACGGTGATGGCAGTGGCGGCTACGATTACTATAATGATCCCTACGATTATTTCAGAGATTACTATGACGTTCAGGAGCCGGGCGGCAATCAGTTTATGTGA
- a CDS encoding polysaccharide deacetylase family protein produces the protein MRIAGSWFYNKKKRGRLIWVTAGMACMAAGCCVAFCMQVSLRAPTEVRETMAMNESVKKVAITFDDGPNPDYTEMLLSGLKERGVNATFFLLGKEVEQYPEIVKKIHEGGHLIGTHSYEHVNLSNLTDAAAIEQVDKTNAAIHAIIGEFPEYIRPPFGCWKPNLDYETTMIEVLWDVDPKDWATSNSSVIAQRVLGDVEENDIILLHDASESSVLAAFKIIDELKTQGYTFVTVEEILLE, from the coding sequence GTGCGGATAGCAGGAAGCTGGTTTTATAATAAAAAGAAAAGAGGCAGACTGATCTGGGTGACAGCAGGAATGGCATGTATGGCGGCGGGGTGTTGTGTAGCTTTTTGCATGCAGGTATCCCTGCGTGCGCCAACAGAGGTCAGGGAGACGATGGCGATGAATGAATCGGTAAAAAAAGTGGCAATTACATTCGACGACGGACCTAATCCGGACTATACGGAGATGCTTCTTTCGGGGCTGAAGGAACGTGGTGTGAACGCCACGTTTTTTCTGTTGGGAAAAGAAGTGGAGCAGTATCCGGAGATCGTGAAGAAAATCCATGAGGGCGGACATCTGATCGGGACACACTCCTATGAACATGTCAATCTGAGCAATCTGACCGATGCAGCGGCGATCGAGCAGGTGGATAAGACGAACGCGGCGATTCATGCAATTATCGGTGAGTTCCCGGAGTATATCCGGCCGCCGTTCGGGTGCTGGAAACCGAATCTGGATTATGAGACGACAATGATTGAGGTACTCTGGGATGTCGATCCGAAAGACTGGGCGACGAGCAACTCATCGGTCATTGCGCAGCGCGTGCTGGGGGATGTCGAGGAGAATGATATTATTCTGCTTCATGATGCGTCGGAGTCGTCCGTGCTGGCCGCGTTTAAGATCATCGATGAATTGAAGACGCAGGGGTATACATTTGTGACGGTGGAGGAGATTCTGCTGGAGTGA